From a single Methylacidiphilum kamchatkense Kam1 genomic region:
- a CDS encoding TonB-dependent receptor — MIRKRKEIWIILFFTTLLFINLNLFGLDDEDVTTNNPSSDSQYNGENQSGKQKSKQNYIPVYNQRESASGRITMPEVTVQTEAPPSAVETFGAPNAAVLPTEQGPVSSTYGIPMSVMDTPRQVTPVNPTMLKAAGTVYQGYLDPLSVSQILPTAYTQLNWGMGNAITIRGRQALPYINGIEMTLQNDSMAGVPFSWNMVESMDITEGPANAVFGATQPTPGSVNYITKQPYFDKFRGYVWDTTGMYSQYLWGADVGGPVNDKVAWRFSYMGQEQGSYYNNIYNNQQNFYAAIGAKPYENYTIDFYSDFGTYSFMPQLADQINRPTNALIDNGLYTAGMLPPGALAGTLVSPFFVPVNRRADIVNPAGGGNAMTGMLQLIQRIKVSDNIEIVNNTFAWYTRSSWIEPSLYVDAYLSGDYEVDNRTEIRVNFETPLEAAAPEKGSKEMKEYKETSKSEGDEEVKKSFWEGAIGEMLMRHNIDAGIEWHYQRNLDYFGDAFWNAGNVWSMMTTNPYSWNAVFLAPFAKAVNNPKGPAGGEWQIPGAPPGWFYEPLNGASGSTDCNYWTVNPFYQHNIDWTSKFSLLFGARANFYFVDASTPPGPVGAPFAHFSTAAFAPLVNISPVYKPFPWMTAYFDFNWLQTTNAAVIGGYAPTFAPNSFSEVNQLIEGGVKFNILKDKMYITTAAFTQNQILNNLGFLPNGAPLPATPTNVEGFEINASYQPDRHFWARLGYIYMRAVEEWSGFPPGLHGPGMRQLTPILPYYTGVPIAGGPFVNGPFPISGSMPSSNYPFIGFPDQYFSGTVTYTSDVGLGVTLGAIVMSDQYLNYWYNTKIPTQFILNAQIFYTQPKWEARLYLYNFTDEKYWLPFGLGSAGSRAFNMSSIIAGWPFWIEGTVAYKF, encoded by the coding sequence ATGATAAGAAAGAGGAAAGAAATTTGGATAATACTTTTCTTTACGACCTTATTGTTTATAAATCTCAATCTTTTTGGTCTTGATGATGAGGATGTTACTACTAATAATCCATCATCTGATTCCCAATACAACGGAGAAAATCAATCTGGAAAGCAAAAATCCAAACAAAATTACATTCCAGTTTATAATCAAAGGGAATCGGCTAGTGGCAGGATCACAATGCCAGAGGTGACTGTACAAACAGAGGCTCCCCCAAGTGCAGTGGAAACCTTTGGTGCTCCGAATGCAGCGGTTCTTCCAACCGAACAAGGTCCTGTGTCCTCTACTTATGGGATACCCATGAGCGTAATGGATACACCCCGGCAAGTAACACCTGTTAATCCAACTATGCTTAAAGCAGCAGGAACGGTTTACCAGGGCTATCTTGATCCCTTGAGCGTTTCTCAGATTCTTCCGACAGCTTATACACAACTCAACTGGGGGATGGGCAATGCGATCACTATTCGTGGAAGGCAAGCACTTCCATATATAAACGGCATTGAAATGACTCTTCAAAACGATTCCATGGCTGGAGTTCCTTTTAGCTGGAATATGGTTGAATCAATGGACATTACTGAAGGTCCTGCCAATGCGGTTTTTGGAGCAACACAGCCTACGCCTGGAAGTGTGAACTATATAACCAAACAGCCCTATTTTGACAAGTTTAGAGGATATGTTTGGGATACCACAGGGATGTACAGCCAATATCTTTGGGGAGCTGATGTTGGAGGCCCAGTCAATGATAAAGTGGCCTGGCGTTTTAGCTATATGGGGCAGGAACAGGGTAGTTATTATAATAACATTTACAACAATCAGCAGAATTTCTATGCGGCCATTGGAGCCAAACCTTACGAGAATTATACAATCGATTTTTATTCTGATTTTGGGACCTATTCCTTTATGCCTCAGTTAGCTGATCAAATCAACAGGCCAACCAATGCCCTCATCGATAACGGACTGTATACCGCTGGAATGCTTCCTCCTGGAGCATTGGCTGGAACTTTAGTCAGTCCTTTTTTTGTGCCTGTAAACAGAAGAGCTGACATTGTGAATCCTGCAGGTGGGGGCAATGCGATGACTGGAATGCTTCAGCTTATCCAACGGATAAAAGTGTCAGATAATATTGAGATTGTGAACAATACCTTTGCTTGGTATACGCGTAGCTCCTGGATCGAACCTTCGTTGTATGTGGATGCTTATCTATCAGGGGATTATGAAGTGGATAACAGAACAGAAATTAGAGTGAATTTTGAAACTCCCTTAGAAGCTGCTGCTCCTGAGAAGGGGTCAAAAGAAATGAAAGAGTATAAAGAAACCTCCAAAAGCGAAGGTGATGAAGAGGTTAAAAAATCCTTTTGGGAGGGAGCTATTGGCGAAATGTTAATGCGGCATAACATTGATGCAGGCATTGAATGGCATTATCAAAGGAACCTTGACTATTTTGGCGACGCTTTTTGGAATGCAGGCAATGTTTGGAGCATGATGACAACCAATCCCTATAGTTGGAACGCCGTCTTTTTAGCACCCTTTGCAAAAGCTGTTAATAATCCAAAAGGACCTGCGGGTGGAGAATGGCAGATTCCTGGAGCTCCTCCTGGATGGTTTTATGAGCCTTTAAATGGCGCTTCTGGAAGTACGGATTGTAACTATTGGACGGTCAATCCCTTTTATCAGCATAATATTGACTGGACAAGCAAGTTTAGTCTGCTATTTGGAGCGAGAGCAAATTTTTACTTTGTCGACGCTTCCACGCCTCCAGGACCAGTTGGAGCTCCGTTTGCACACTTTAGCACAGCAGCTTTTGCTCCTCTTGTAAACATAAGCCCGGTCTATAAACCCTTTCCATGGATGACCGCCTATTTTGATTTTAACTGGCTGCAGACCACCAATGCTGCGGTCATTGGAGGATATGCTCCAACGTTTGCTCCAAATTCCTTCAGCGAGGTAAATCAGCTGATAGAAGGAGGAGTGAAGTTTAACATTCTAAAAGACAAGATGTACATCACCACTGCTGCTTTTACACAAAATCAGATCCTCAATAATTTAGGGTTTTTGCCTAATGGGGCTCCTTTGCCTGCTACCCCTACGAATGTAGAAGGTTTTGAGATAAATGCTTCCTATCAGCCTGATCGCCATTTTTGGGCAAGGTTGGGCTATATTTATATGAGAGCGGTTGAGGAATGGTCGGGTTTTCCTCCAGGACTTCATGGGCCTGGGATGAGACAGTTGACACCCATCCTGCCTTATTATACTGGAGTGCCTATAGCCGGAGGACCATTCGTCAATGGACCCTTTCCTATCTCTGGTTCAATGCCTTCCTCCAATTATCCTTTTATTGGTTTTCCTGACCAGTATTTTAGCGGTACTGTAACTTATACCTCTGACGTAGGCCTTGGAGTAACTCTTGGAGCCATTGTGATGAGTGATCAATACCTTAATTACTGGTATAATACAAAAATTCCAACGCAGTTTATATTAAATGCTCAGATCTTTTATACCCAGCCTAAGTGGGAGGCAAGGCTTTATCTGTATAATTTTACAGATGAAAAGTACTGGTTGCCTTTTGGACTTGGATCGGCAGGTTCGCGTGCTTTTAATATGAGCAGCATTATTGCTGGTTGGCCATTCTGGATTGAAGGAACAGTTGCCTATAAATTCTAA
- the dtd gene encoding D-aminoacyl-tRNA deacylase has protein sequence MIGLIQRVKEAAIKIEDRLVSSIGRGILLFLAVEKGDDEKKADQMIEKILQCRIFPDENGKMNRSLLDINGELLIVPEFTLAGEFLKGKRPTFHHAAPPEEGKKLFDYLVEKAESKHGLVKKGCFGVNMTVYLINEGPVSFWIRT, from the coding sequence ATGATTGGATTGATTCAGAGAGTAAAGGAAGCGGCTATCAAGATAGAAGATCGATTGGTTTCTTCTATTGGAAGAGGCATTTTATTGTTTTTAGCTGTGGAAAAGGGAGATGACGAAAAAAAAGCCGATCAGATGATAGAGAAAATCCTACAGTGCAGAATTTTTCCAGATGAAAATGGAAAAATGAATCGCTCGCTTCTTGATATTAATGGAGAACTATTAATAGTTCCTGAATTTACACTTGCGGGAGAATTTTTAAAAGGCAAAAGACCTACCTTTCATCATGCAGCTCCTCCAGAAGAAGGTAAAAAACTTTTCGATTATCTTGTGGAAAAAGCGGAAAGTAAACATGGCTTAGTCAAAAAAGGCTGTTTTGGAGTAAACATGACGGTATACTTAATAAATGAGGGCCCAGTCAGTTTTTGGATTAGGACATGA
- a CDS encoding ABC transporter ATP-binding protein translates to MRKDFGKLVAIDQISFSIMESEIVGFLGANGAGKTTLIYLLLGLLTPTSGTIRIFGFCPLSARNEILSFSNFASGYISLPSNLTVRENLLVFARLYRVKQPELKIDFLLDLLEITHLQHKVTGFLSAGELTRVCLCKALLNDPKLLFLDEPTAGLDPSIADKVCELLLELRKKSGVTIIYTSHNMRDVERLCDRIIFMKSGKIVTQGIPLEIVQEFKQRNLEELFIELARK, encoded by the coding sequence TTGAGGAAAGATTTTGGGAAACTCGTGGCTATTGATCAGATTTCATTTTCGATTATGGAGTCTGAAATTGTAGGATTTCTTGGGGCAAACGGTGCAGGTAAAACCACACTAATCTATCTGCTTTTGGGATTACTGACACCCACTTCAGGTACCATACGCATCTTTGGCTTCTGTCCATTATCGGCAAGAAATGAAATCCTTTCCTTTTCCAATTTTGCATCTGGGTATATTAGTCTGCCTTCTAATTTAACTGTCCGAGAAAATCTTCTTGTTTTTGCTCGCCTTTATCGGGTGAAACAACCAGAGCTAAAAATAGACTTTCTTTTGGATCTGTTGGAAATTACACATCTGCAACATAAGGTAACCGGTTTTTTGTCTGCAGGAGAGTTGACTAGAGTTTGCCTCTGTAAGGCTTTGTTGAATGATCCAAAGCTGTTGTTTTTGGATGAACCAACAGCCGGATTGGATCCAAGCATAGCTGATAAGGTCTGTGAGCTTTTGTTAGAACTAAGAAAGAAATCTGGAGTTACAATCATTTATACTTCGCATAATATGCGGGATGTGGAAAGACTTTGCGATCGGATTATTTTTATGAAATCTGGAAAGATCGTCACACAGGGGATTCCTCTGGAAATAGTGCAGGAGTTTAAACAGAGAAATCTGGAAGAACTGTTTATAGAGCTAGCTAGGAAATAA
- a CDS encoding tetratricopeptide repeat protein encodes MTGCLAFLLGFLLAALPTGLQEFQAGLNAQYHKSYEEAVEHYTQAIDSGELSRETLAIAYNNRADVWLALGHYYRAISDYNRAIELHPQPDYFNRRGIVEAKLGQYEKAIKDYSESIRRNRSNAYVYNNRGWAFYKKGNYLLAIKDFDEALRLKPNYALAFDNRGWVHFRKGEREEALSDLSRAIQLEPNNPEFYNDRGIVLTDLGRFDEAINDFNKALNLKPHFTEAEKNKEIALKGKKGIKLEALHSLIYWK; translated from the coding sequence ATGACAGGATGCTTGGCTTTTCTACTTGGCTTTTTGCTTGCAGCGCTTCCGACTGGATTACAAGAATTTCAAGCTGGCCTCAATGCGCAATATCATAAATCTTATGAAGAAGCAGTGGAGCATTATACGCAGGCAATCGATTCGGGGGAGCTTTCTAGGGAGACTTTAGCCATAGCTTATAATAATAGGGCCGATGTCTGGTTAGCTCTGGGGCATTATTATAGAGCTATTTCCGATTATAATAGGGCTATAGAACTCCATCCTCAGCCCGATTATTTTAATCGGCGAGGCATTGTAGAAGCCAAATTGGGTCAGTATGAAAAGGCTATCAAGGATTATTCTGAATCCATAAGAAGAAATAGATCCAATGCCTATGTCTATAACAACAGGGGTTGGGCTTTTTATAAAAAAGGAAATTATCTTCTCGCCATCAAGGACTTCGATGAAGCACTTCGACTGAAACCAAATTATGCGTTGGCTTTCGACAACCGAGGTTGGGTCCATTTTAGAAAAGGAGAAAGAGAGGAAGCTCTCTCGGATTTGAGTCGAGCTATTCAGTTGGAACCGAACAATCCAGAATTTTATAATGACCGGGGAATTGTTTTGACCGATTTAGGAAGGTTTGATGAAGCTATAAATGATTTTAATAAGGCGCTTAACCTAAAACCTCATTTTACAGAAGCCGAAAAAAACAAGGAAATTGCCTTAAAAGGGAAAAAAGGGATAAAGCTAGAAGCCCTTCATTCTCTCATTTATTGGAAATGA
- a CDS encoding efflux RND transporter permease subunit: MGVTGAGSNQFLTNPAMTSAASNLLSNTRGASSVYIPLSTVASVEDGIMDLTRLSRSDGQPAIGLGIQKLRGFNEIAVAKEVKDLVKELKKDLPEGMAIGPRFDSSVYTQEAVHETEFTLLLTIFFTASVCLLFLGSFRTTLNVLFSIPISILGSFIFFKFLGYTLNFFTLLALSLAVGIVVDDSIMVLENITRHKNLGKDPQTAALDGANEVSFAALAATLSIVAVFCPILFVGGVVGKFLSQFGVALSVAVLISLLEALTLAPMRVAEFLNVGKEEKKNYFEVWLDKVFWEFARIYRNLLKLALQKRWLVVSVSFLIFFLSLRLFPALHKELSPSEDMGIALIRIETPVGSSLEHTGERVRFLEEYLKQQPYVAHVFSSIGGYSGGQVNFGALFITLTPRKERKLRLQEILKIWRKEFKKAAYQDLHIKIIDISQSAFSSKRGTNIELSLLGSEYSVLKEVSQKILNELDKSGMYTDLDTDYREGMPEVQIIPDRDKCALANISMQQLVDSVRYSIGGARQGMYTNEEDIRRYDIRIRFIPEQWREPKDIEDIPLWTNYGGEPIHLKDVASLRVVPKLMNMTRENRRRVITLFANVKPEYSQAKALDYAMEICRKLLPPTYSVQPAGASQTAKETFGAFPYALGFGLILAYMVLGIQFNSFLFPLIILCAIPFSITGAIFSLYISKLSLNLYSGIGLILLMGLAMKNSILLVEFINKKRFEDGLDTSAAILEAAFIRLRPILMTSLATISSAIPAALGLGPGAEVRVPLVIVVIGGIVVSTSFSLFVVPCIYSLAAKIGGKPPVDLEEWPEVQKVASL, encoded by the coding sequence ATGGGGGTCACAGGTGCTGGAAGCAATCAGTTTTTAACCAACCCAGCAATGACAAGTGCAGCATCAAATCTGCTTTCCAATACGCGGGGAGCTTCTTCCGTTTATATTCCTTTATCAACGGTGGCTTCCGTTGAAGATGGGATTATGGATCTAACCCGGCTTTCTCGTAGTGATGGCCAACCTGCCATCGGCTTGGGTATTCAGAAGCTTAGGGGGTTTAATGAAATTGCTGTGGCTAAGGAAGTCAAAGACCTTGTCAAAGAGCTTAAAAAAGATCTGCCTGAAGGGATGGCAATCGGACCGCGTTTTGATTCTTCGGTATATACCCAGGAAGCCGTTCATGAAACAGAATTTACTCTTTTACTAACTATATTTTTTACGGCTTCTGTCTGTTTGCTTTTTCTGGGTTCTTTTCGGACAACATTAAATGTCCTCTTTTCCATTCCCATTTCAATTCTAGGGAGTTTTATATTTTTCAAATTCCTGGGCTACACGCTTAATTTCTTTACGCTTTTGGCTTTGTCTCTGGCCGTGGGGATTGTTGTCGATGATTCCATTATGGTGTTGGAGAACATCACAAGGCATAAAAATTTAGGGAAAGACCCGCAGACGGCAGCTCTGGATGGAGCCAATGAGGTGTCGTTTGCTGCCCTCGCTGCTACTCTTTCGATCGTTGCGGTTTTTTGTCCAATTCTTTTTGTAGGTGGGGTGGTCGGAAAATTTTTGTCTCAGTTTGGTGTGGCTTTAAGTGTAGCAGTTCTCATTTCACTGTTAGAGGCCTTGACGCTTGCGCCCATGCGTGTGGCTGAATTTTTAAATGTAGGAAAAGAAGAAAAAAAGAATTATTTCGAAGTTTGGCTGGATAAAGTTTTTTGGGAATTTGCTCGAATCTACAGAAATCTCTTAAAGCTTGCCCTTCAAAAAAGATGGTTAGTGGTAAGCGTTTCTTTTTTGATATTCTTCTTGTCCCTGCGGCTCTTTCCCGCCCTCCATAAGGAACTCTCTCCTTCTGAAGACATGGGTATAGCTTTAATCCGGATTGAAACCCCTGTTGGTTCTTCTCTAGAACATACAGGAGAAAGAGTCCGCTTTCTTGAAGAGTATCTTAAACAACAGCCTTATGTGGCTCATGTCTTCAGCAGTATAGGCGGGTATAGTGGAGGTCAGGTTAACTTTGGAGCTCTTTTTATTACGCTTACTCCAAGAAAAGAAAGGAAGCTGCGGCTTCAAGAGATCCTTAAAATCTGGAGGAAGGAATTCAAAAAAGCTGCTTATCAAGATCTGCATATAAAAATTATCGACATTAGTCAGAGTGCTTTTAGCTCTAAGAGAGGGACTAATATCGAGTTGAGCCTATTGGGCTCTGAATATTCAGTTTTGAAAGAGGTATCTCAAAAAATTCTAAACGAGCTTGATAAAAGTGGAATGTATACGGATCTGGATACTGATTACCGGGAGGGAATGCCAGAAGTGCAGATCATACCGGATAGGGACAAATGTGCGTTAGCCAATATTTCGATGCAGCAGCTGGTTGATTCTGTCCGCTATTCCATTGGTGGTGCCAGGCAGGGTATGTATACCAATGAAGAAGACATTCGTAGGTATGATATCCGAATCCGATTCATCCCAGAACAGTGGAGAGAGCCAAAAGATATTGAAGATATACCGCTTTGGACCAATTATGGAGGAGAGCCTATTCATCTTAAGGATGTCGCTAGCCTGCGCGTCGTCCCCAAACTCATGAACATGACAAGAGAAAATAGACGTCGGGTGATTACTCTTTTTGCCAATGTGAAACCGGAGTATAGCCAGGCCAAAGCTCTCGACTATGCGATGGAAATTTGCCGAAAACTCCTGCCTCCTACCTATTCTGTCCAACCAGCTGGTGCTTCTCAAACAGCCAAAGAAACCTTTGGAGCTTTCCCCTATGCATTAGGCTTTGGGCTCATCCTTGCTTATATGGTTCTAGGCATCCAGTTCAATAGTTTTCTTTTCCCTTTGATCATTCTCTGTGCCATTCCTTTTTCGATCACTGGAGCCATCTTTTCCCTTTATATTTCAAAGCTTTCCTTGAATCTTTACAGTGGCATAGGGCTTATTCTCCTTATGGGTTTAGCTATGAAAAATTCGATTCTACTGGTCGAATTTATTAATAAAAAGAGGTTCGAAGATGGTTTAGATACTTCTGCAGCGATTCTTGAAGCTGCTTTCATTCGGCTAAGGCCAATTCTTATGACTTCGCTAGCAACGATTTCTTCAGCAATTCCTGCGGCTCTTGGACTTGGTCCTGGAGCAGAAGTCAGGGTGCCTCTTGTTATTGTAGTCATAGGAGGCATCGTTGTTTCTACTTCTTTTTCCCTGTTTGTGGTTCCTTGCATTTATAGTCTTGCAGCAAAGATTGGTGGAAAACCACCGGTGGATTTAGAAGAATGGCCTGAAGTCCAAAAAGTAGCTTCCTTATGA
- a CDS encoding dihydroorotate dehydrogenase-like protein, which yields MTLQVQYLGLTLRSPLVAGASPLSSSLSGIQQLEQAGAAAIVLPSLFEEQIIKEAIAEKHYTDLSGKYAKFSALEDYFSPESYLHLIREAKNKVQIPIIASLNGKSPGWWCRFAKKIEEAGADALELNIFWMPTDMDQSADSIEMFTLDIVRLVRQEIQIPLAVKISPFYTNVGNMAKRFLAAGANGLVLFNRFMQPGINTEKIEIKSQMLLGTSRDTFLSLRWIGILFDRLKVDLAATGGVMEPKDAIQLILVGATIVMLCSALLKNGPEYLNVMEKGLVNWMDKHGYSSLEEWRGLLSQKRCPDPETFERAQYINSLILDREKEKNIGS from the coding sequence ATGACTCTGCAGGTACAGTATCTAGGGCTTACTTTACGGTCTCCCTTAGTGGCTGGGGCTTCTCCTCTTTCCTCTTCTCTTTCAGGTATTCAGCAGTTAGAACAAGCTGGAGCTGCGGCCATTGTTTTGCCATCCTTGTTCGAAGAGCAGATTATCAAGGAAGCAATTGCTGAAAAACACTATACAGATTTGAGTGGTAAGTATGCAAAGTTTTCTGCACTTGAAGATTATTTTAGCCCAGAATCGTATCTTCATTTGATAAGAGAAGCAAAAAACAAAGTACAGATTCCAATTATTGCAAGCCTCAATGGAAAATCTCCAGGATGGTGGTGTCGATTCGCCAAAAAAATAGAAGAGGCAGGAGCAGATGCCTTAGAGCTCAATATTTTCTGGATGCCTACAGATATGGATCAATCGGCTGATTCCATCGAGATGTTTACACTTGATATTGTGCGTCTTGTTAGACAAGAGATCCAGATTCCCCTAGCTGTAAAAATTAGTCCCTTTTATACAAATGTAGGAAATATGGCAAAGAGGTTCCTAGCTGCAGGAGCGAACGGACTTGTTTTATTTAATCGATTTATGCAGCCTGGAATAAATACAGAAAAGATTGAAATTAAAAGCCAAATGCTATTAGGAACAAGCCGTGATACTTTTCTTTCTTTGAGGTGGATTGGAATCTTATTCGATCGCTTAAAAGTGGATTTGGCAGCGACTGGAGGTGTTATGGAACCAAAAGATGCTATCCAGTTGATTTTAGTGGGTGCGACCATCGTCATGCTTTGTTCTGCGCTTTTAAAAAATGGGCCTGAATATCTAAACGTCATGGAAAAAGGGCTTGTTAATTGGATGGATAAGCATGGCTATTCTTCTTTAGAAGAATGGAGAGGTTTATTGAGCCAAAAGAGATGTCCAGATCCTGAGACCTTTGAACGAGCCCAATATATCAACTCTCTTATTTTGGATAGGGAAAAAGAAAAGAATATCGGTAGTTAA
- a CDS encoding efflux RND transporter permease subunit, producing the protein MSFPEFAIRRPVAAWMLMAALVFFGLLSLFSLGISRFPDVTYPVITVVTQWPGAAPEVMESEIVDPLENVLVSVQGIKDIESTMLPGIANIKLEFYIDKNIDAALQEVNSKVRSVRLPTDVNPPQIFKINQDDSPILWLAVTWDRPLKDLVRYVDKYIRDRFMLVHGIGDIQLGGWADRNLRIWLDRNKLNQLQLSPTDIRDMLQAENMELGAGYLESKTNEINVRIMGEARSEYEMQSLALNHRAAGASGIPITGIGGSQGGEWGSQVLEAISF; encoded by the coding sequence ATGAGCTTTCCAGAATTTGCGATTCGCCGACCTGTAGCAGCTTGGATGCTTATGGCAGCATTGGTCTTTTTTGGGCTACTCTCTCTTTTTTCTCTTGGAATAAGTAGATTTCCAGATGTCACTTATCCCGTGATTACCGTAGTCACCCAGTGGCCTGGAGCAGCACCAGAAGTTATGGAGTCAGAGATTGTAGATCCTTTGGAAAATGTCCTTGTATCTGTCCAAGGAATCAAAGACATCGAATCGACTATGCTTCCAGGGATAGCCAATATCAAATTAGAATTTTATATCGATAAAAATATCGATGCAGCCTTGCAGGAAGTTAATTCTAAGGTCCGAAGCGTTCGTCTTCCCACAGATGTTAATCCGCCCCAAATTTTTAAAATCAATCAGGATGATAGTCCGATCCTCTGGCTCGCTGTCACATGGGATAGACCTCTTAAAGACCTCGTTCGCTATGTTGATAAATACATACGGGATCGGTTTATGCTTGTTCATGGCATAGGCGATATCCAACTTGGGGGCTGGGCGGACAGGAATTTGAGGATATGGTTGGATAGAAACAAACTTAATCAATTGCAGCTTTCTCCCACCGACATTCGTGACATGCTTCAGGCAGAAAATATGGAGCTTGGAGCAGGGTATTTGGAAAGTAAAACCAACGAAATCAATGTGAGGATTATGGGAGAAGCTAGATCAGAATACGAAATGCAGTCTTTAGCATTGAACCATAGAGCTGCAGGAGCTAGTGGCATTCCTATCACCGGGATTGGAGGCAGTCAGGGAGGGGAATGGGGGTCACAGGTGCTGGAAGCAATCAGTTTTTAA
- a CDS encoding cation:proton antiporter — translation MEHTWFLASFWMALAVLAALLALQFRVSAALIEIIIGILGQYLATILFGKTGLNPKEGWITFLAGLGAIMLTFMAGSELDPTSFRKQWKEATFIGLLTFFVPFLSCSFFAHAIFQWNWRASLLGGIALSATSVAVMYTVLLELGLNKTSYGKGLLVACFINDLSSVLLLGFLFAPFGWKTGVLTGTVLICALILPKITPVFLKYYANKPSELEIKYLLFFLFTLGGIAVWAGSEAVLPAYIIGMTLAGSIEQHHDFIKRLRTVTLGMLTPFYFIRAGSFVDLTELTKSFLPVFLFFILQQLSKFISIFPFLVKRKKLQEAAYTTLLMSTGLTFNVICCLYGLSHEIISQKQYSILIPVIITTAIIPTLVANRFFIPWHHLKEKRT, via the coding sequence ATGGAGCACACTTGGTTCTTAGCTTCTTTTTGGATGGCTTTAGCAGTGCTCGCCGCATTGCTAGCTCTTCAGTTTAGGGTTTCTGCGGCCCTCATTGAAATAATAATTGGTATCTTAGGCCAATATTTAGCTACTATACTCTTCGGCAAAACTGGACTCAATCCTAAAGAAGGCTGGATTACTTTTCTTGCTGGATTAGGAGCCATTATGCTCACCTTTATGGCTGGCTCTGAGCTCGATCCAACTTCTTTTCGAAAACAATGGAAGGAAGCTACATTTATTGGTCTACTAACTTTTTTTGTCCCCTTCTTAAGTTGTTCATTTTTTGCGCACGCCATTTTTCAGTGGAACTGGAGAGCCTCTTTACTTGGTGGAATTGCTCTCTCTGCTACTTCAGTTGCCGTTATGTATACGGTTCTTCTGGAACTTGGACTGAACAAAACAAGCTACGGAAAGGGGCTCTTAGTAGCTTGCTTTATCAACGATCTTAGCTCCGTGCTCCTATTAGGATTCCTTTTTGCTCCCTTCGGTTGGAAAACAGGAGTATTAACAGGAACAGTCCTCATTTGTGCCCTCATTTTACCCAAAATCACTCCTGTTTTTCTAAAATACTACGCAAACAAACCCTCAGAGTTAGAAATAAAATACCTCCTATTTTTCCTTTTTACCCTTGGAGGTATTGCCGTATGGGCAGGTTCAGAAGCTGTCTTACCAGCCTATATCATCGGCATGACATTAGCAGGATCGATTGAACAACACCATGATTTCATTAAACGGCTGCGTACCGTAACGCTAGGCATGCTGACTCCCTTTTATTTTATTAGAGCTGGATCATTTGTCGATTTAACTGAATTAACAAAAAGTTTTTTGCCTGTTTTCCTTTTTTTTATTCTGCAACAGCTTTCAAAATTTATTAGCATTTTCCCTTTTTTAGTAAAAAGAAAGAAATTGCAAGAAGCAGCCTATACTACTTTACTTATGTCGACTGGTTTAACCTTTAATGTGATTTGCTGTCTCTATGGGCTATCTCACGAAATTATTTCTCAAAAACAGTATTCGATTTTAATTCCAGTCATTATTACCACAGCTATTATCCCGACGCTGGTCGCGAATCGGTTCTTCATTCCCTGGCATCATCTGAAGGAAAAAAGAACATAA